The genomic stretch ttcttcaaatattgcaACAATTTCTAAGAGAGTCTTCCAGACTCTTGCTCAAATTCTTCCCAAGGACAGGCTTAAAAGAACAGGGAGCAGAGGAGGTTGGTAATGGAGCCTCCTGGCTGCGCAGCAAACAAGATGGATGTTTTGGGGATGGTCTCAATCTGTCATTTTCTTGAAGCtggttcctctttctttctttctttctttctttctttctttctttctttctttctttctctttcttttttttaagattttatttatttattcatagagacacacacacagagagagagagagagagaggcagagggagaagcaggctctacacagggagcctgatgtgggacttgatcctgggtctccaggatcaggccctgggctgcaagcggcgctaaactgctgagccacctgggctgtcgtcttcttcttcttcttcttcttcttcttcttcttcttcttcttcttttaagattttatttatttacttgacaaagagagagagagagagcacaagcagagggagagggagaagcaggctccccactgagcagagagccctacatggggctcaattccaggaggCTGGAACCACGAtgtgatccaaaggcagatgctcaaccaactgaaccactcaggtccCCATCGAAGCTGGTTCTCCCCCCGCTTCTCCCTCCCTAGATGGATTTTATGATGCAAAATAGTATCTATCCCTCCCACAGCAGCTGCAGGATAGAAGGAATAGCTccatctctctcccactccccacccccctacccccacctccgtgtttaaaaattatttttgcagtGGACATGAGTGCATCTCAGTCCCTGATAATGTTGATGGGACAATCACTTCCATCTCCTCTCCCATTTACTACCTCATACTAAAGAGGTGAAGAAAGCCGATCCTTTCTTTCCCAGACTCCCTTAGCCGCAGGTAGGCAGTGACCCAGTTCTGGCCACTGAGTGTGCTGGCCACTTTTGGGAAATACGTTTGCTACTGGATAAAAGGGGAGAAGCAAGACAGGAGAGGATTGTCACCATCCCCACGTGCCCACTTTTTGCCTGTTACATGAGAAGGTGGTGCTTGGGGCTTGGCAGCCATAATGTGACCAtgaggcaaacaaaacaaaacaaaacaaaacaaaacaaccccagGAAGGCAAAGGGCAACAAGAGGAGGAATGAGAAGAATCTGGATTCTTGTAAACCCAAGAACCCAGGTTCTTTGACCTGCTAATTAAACCCAGAAGCCTTTCTCCTCCAAAATTGTAATCAAGAAACTAAGAAATATCCTTATCGTTTATGCCTGCTGTCAGTTTGGTTTTCTGTAACTTGTAGCCGAAACATCCCTGGCTGATGTTTGATCCCATACTGCCTTCCAAATTGCACTAGAGCAGGGCTCCCAAACTCAAGCATCCACAGAGACCAGGCAGCTGGTGTGAGGAGGAAGAAGTGGGCAGGACAGAGACTCTGACAAGTGGAGGATGTGTGCCCCACGGAAGGGGGAGCCAGGACTCAGTTCCAGCAGAAATGCAGGTTGGTGTGGGGAACTTCTTGATGCAAATAttgtgaattaaaaatttaagaacacGGTATGGCAAGGAAAGCTTGTCTGTGGGCCCAGCTGTGTGTGGCCCACGTACCTGCTGTGTGTGGCTCATCATCGGGGTTTCTGATGCATCCCGGGTAACCAGAAAACCTTAGGACTCTGCAAGGCTCCCTAGACCTGACTCAGTTTGAGGAGGAAACACCCATACTGGGGAGTCTTTTTCCCATCTCCAGCAATTGCAGGTGTCCTTGTGCCCTGGAGAGATCCCTCTGGTCACCATGCAGAGAATAATCTCATGAACAACAGCAGCTAAGGCTTCTGCAGGACTAAATGccagcctctgccctctgcctgagattttatttattcatgagagacacacagagagaggcagagacataggcagagggagaagcaggctccctgtgggactcaatcccaggaccttgagatcacgactagagctaaaggcagatgctcaaccactgagccatcgggGGCCCCCAAATGTTGATTCTAACACTAAGTTTTGGGGCAGTTTGGTGTGCAGCAATAGATAAACCAGACTCGTATGGAATACTGTTTAGTGCTTATCCACAAAGCTattccccacccctctcccttcctAACAGAACCTAGATTTTGTTCAAGTATAAGCCAGAGCTTCCTAGATCTTAATCAGCCCCACTCTGGTCAGAGGGTACCCATGTAACTCAGTATTGGCCAAAGAGATATAAAAAGAGGTCTGCTGACTAATTCTGGGAGAAGGTGTTGCCACCCTTAATGAGGAGAAATTCcctgctttctcctttctttcccctgCTTCCTGTCTTTGGACATGGTGTGTGGACATGATGGCTGGAGTGGCTGCAGCCATTTTGTGACAATGAGGAGAGACCAGGAAAATTGCAGACTCTGAAACTGACATTGCTGACCTGCTAGATCAACTCCAACAACTTCCATTGCTTGGCTTTCTTGCTATGTTTGAGCCACTATTAGCTGGAAATTCCCTGATTTTTCCCAGAAAATCTTAATGGTGCGCTGGGCTTCCTTTTTGCCTGGTAATGATTCTCTGCTGTAATTTCACTACCTGTCTCACTGTTCCCTAGCTCTACATAGGGCGGAAACTAGATTTCTACATAGGCAGAAGGTGCTATTCAGAAAAGGGGGAATTTGCCCTTGAGCCCATTGCACACCTTTTTCCTCTTAGCTCTAAGCCAAATCCTTATGTGTGAGCACGGGCTGGGatgaagaatggagaaaaatcagCTAGCCCATTGCTCTCCCAGGAACTTCTGAGGGAGCAATTTCTCCCTCAATGCATAGGTGGCTTTAATTTTTACGAGTTAGGCAGAAAATGAGCCAGGAATGAAAGAGGTCTCTGTggcaatttgttttgtttttcaactagtctccatgcccagcctgagcccaatgtggggcttgaactcacgaccctgagatcaagacctgagctgagatcaagagtcggatgcttaacagactgagccacccaggggtccttgTGTGGTGGTTTTATAATGTGTCCACCCACTCTTTGATGCTCTTCCTTTCTGGAGGTGGAGCTTAATTCTACTCCCCTCGAGTAGGTTTGGACATGGACGCTCACTTCTAACAGGTGGCAGAAGCTACAGGCATGTGGCTTTGGAGATCAGGTCATATAAGGCCTTGCGGCCTCCTTGCTGTCCCTCTGCAACCGCTTGCTCTGGAGGAAGCTGGCTGCCATGTCATGAGGATGCTCGAGGATCCTGCAGAGAGGCCAATGTGGTGAGGCCCCGAGGCCTCCAGCCAACAGCCCCTGGGAATGTTCTATTGCAGAAGCTTGTCCTCCAGCCCCATACAAGCCTTCGGATGACAGCAGCCCCAGCCACATCCTGACTGCAACCTCAAGAGAGACCCCGAGCTAGAAGCGTCCAGCCAAGCTGCCTCCaaattcctgaccctcagaaactgGGAGATAGTAACTATTTCCTGTTTTAAGCTGCTGGACTTGGGGACAATTTCCAACCCAGCAATAGGTGATCAATACCAACCCTATAGGGTGCCTCATCCTAGTTTCGGGGAATATCCTCTGTTACTTTTGTACATTGGGAGCAGAGTTGATTGTCCCTGGGGGATAGATGACCTGTCATCCTCATTCTGTTagcttgttttattatttttcactttatctcAAATCATGCCCAAAGAGTCCATACctgtgcttcattttttaaaaatacatttttaaagattttatttgtacatgagagacacacacatagagaggcagagacataggcagagggagaagtaggctccctgcagggagcccgacgtgggactccatcccaggtccccggatcatgacatgagccaaaggcaagtgctcaaccactgagccacccaggtgccccagggagggAATTTTATACAGGATTGGTTGGACTTTTCTCTCACCAAATGTGATTTGTCAGGGCCCAGGATGTCATTGAGGAATGGGAAAGGAAGATTCTAGGTGGTCCATACAGGCATAGAGACCTTCCACTCTGTACCCACCCAGTCTCAGAACTCTGAATTAATTAGTTATGTCAGTGTGCACAACCAGGAGCTGGGGAAGACCCTTTCCATCTGGATCCCTTGGCTAGTGATTGTTGGAAAGGGGACTAGTTCTTTCACTAACTCTACTTCTTCTGGAGAAGAGGGCTGGAGGCAGAAGTGAACTAAACATATTTGGAACCTGGATGGCCAGGATCCCACCATCAGAGGACCGCTGGCTGAAATCCCCGCTAGAACACACCAAGGATCAGGGATCCAGGTGGATTCTCAGCCTTGATTGGAGCTTCTTAGGCTCCAAATTACAAACACACCCCTGTCCTGGGCCTGAAAAGCCAGAGTGGGGATAAGGCTTGTGCTGGGTGAAATGATGCTGGGGCTGTGAGCAGGTGGGGGTACAGTCACTGATGCAGGAGGAAGATGGGGTGCAAATCAGTGACAGGGTAGTCCCAGGTGTGCTGGCTGACTTCTGTTAGCACAGGTGGGGCGTGTTGCCTGACCTCAGACACTCCCCTGTCCCATCATCCAGAGCACAGAGACACCAGCTCAGAATGTTCAACTCACTCTCCTGAGGGTCCCAGTGACAGGTGCACAAGGAGAGGAGCCTACAATGGCAGGGGCTCTCCCTACCCCAGGCATCCACAGAGGccactcagcccagggccagcacCCCCAGGGACTAGGGGGTTTcctcccccaggcccaggcctaCCCTGGCTTACTCCATGGTGATCTCAGTAACTGTCCCATGGAGGTCCCTGTGGTCCTGAGGCAGGCACTTTCTAGAATGGCTGAAGCACTTCCTGAGTCTGCTTCTGCATCTAGGTGTCCCCAGGTGGGGCTCAGGCAGTCCAGTTGGGCTGTGAGGGCACCCCCAGGCCCCTGTGCCTCCCTTGAGACATGGAGGGAGGGCCCTCCTGGCACATGGGCCTGTCACCTCCCGGGGACAGGAACTagctgaaacacacacacacacacacacacacacacacacagccccaggACAAGAGGACATGAAGCAGTATCCAGTGGAGAGAGCTACTGAGGGGACAGGCTGAGAGGGACAGGAAGGGCTGATGTCCTGTCCACCACCCACACACTGACACCCACACCCAGACGCAGCCACACTTGGGACAGCAGGAGTGACCCCCCAGCTCTGAGCCAAGAGTGGGGGGAGGCAGAACTCGGGCCTGggctgcagcccccaccccaccccaccccaaccccggGGCCACCTCCTTCCTCTCCACACCAGTTCCTGGGCAGCTCCTACACTGGCTGGACCAGCCCAGTCCCGGGTGCCCCTCAGGGTCCCCTCCCATGTTTAACTCACTCAGAGGGAAAACGGGGAACCTTTTGTCGCCTTAAGCCAAGGGCTCCCAGGCCAGTGCTGAGGGGCCAGTGAGGCCACAGGACAGGGGGGACAGCTGTGGGGGCGACGGGGGTGGTGAGGTGGTGGCAAGGAGACCACAGCCTGTTGGACATTTGCTGCCCTGCGCCACCAAGGAGGGAAGCCAGAATCTGGATCTGATGTGCCTGAAAACGGTGCCAAATACTTCAGAGTTTTGGAAATCGCTGGGCGGCCTGAGTGACAGATCCTGGCCTTGGCCTTAGGAGCTGGGTCACTTGTCTCAGCTGCtcctggggaggcagggctggtgCTCCcgccctctcttcctcctcctcccccgccccccctcccctctcccagagGACCTGCCCTCCCCTAGgagctgcccctctgcccctcagatTCCTCTTCGGGAATCATCTCCTCCCCCAGGCAGGGAGGATGGGCCTTCGGGCCTCAGCGCCACGCTGACACCCACTGCCCAGCCGGGGCCcggctccatcccagaccccaggcccTTGAGACCGGGCCGGGGACAGTGGCCCACAGACGCTGGCCAGGAGCAGGTGTCTGGAACCCCGGGGGCCTCACCGCCTGAAAGGACCGTGTGGCAGGGCGGCCTCCCCCTGCTCCAGGGCCGCGGCCGCGCTCACCCCCGCGATCAGCCCCCGGGGAGGCCCCGAGACCCCGTCCTGTCaccggggccgcggcgggcgggaGGCGCCCGCATCTCTGTCCTACCCCCGGGTCGCTCCGCCACCTGCGAGGCGGGGACTGACAGGCGCGGGGAGgccggcggggaggcggggaggccgcCCCGGCGCAGGGAGGGGGGGCAGCGCCCCGGTGCGTCCGCGCGGCTCCGGGCTCCCCTAGCGGCACCTGGGGGGCTGCCCCCGCCGCGCCCAGCCTTCCTGCCCCGGGCGGGCTCTGAGCCGTGGGCCCCGGCGCCCGCGCGCCCCTTCTTTTGCCGGGGCGCGGCCGCCTGGTCGTGGGCGCGCGAGTGCGGAGTGACGGCCCTTCCGCCGcggcctccccccgcctcccgctCCGCGTCCGCCCGAGCCCGACGGGAAGGGGCCGGCGCCCGCCTCGCCCACCTCCCTGCACGCCCGCGGCCCGCGCCCCGGCTCCCCGCGCTGCGCCGCCCGCACGGCCCCCCGCAGCCAGCAGCGCCAGGACCTCGCCCAGCCCGCCTCGGGCGCCGCCGCCCTCCCGCCTTGGCGGCCGCCTTCCCGGGCCTCCCGCGCGGCCAGCAGGCCACGAGCTCCAGGAGGTGCCCCTCGCCGTCCGCCCAGCCCTCGGGAGGCCACGCGGCGCCCTCTCGCCCCGGGAGCGGAGCGCGGCCGGGCGCGGCCAGGGAGCAGAGGACTCCCGCAGGCTCCCGTCGCGCGTGGCCTCCCGCAGCGCCACGGCGTCCACCCGGCGGCCTGCGTCCTCCACCTGCACGCGGGCTCCCCCGCCGTCCCGGGCCATGACGCGGAGGACCTCGGGGGGCGCATCCGTCCGCTCTGTCTCTGCTCCAGCCCAGGACCTCCATCACCGCCGCGATCTTCTGCAGCTCCTCCCGGGCCGATGGGTCCGACGGGTCCGTGGAGGCCACGATGGCCACGAACTCGGGGTGCTCCAGCCCCTCGTCGCCGGGCTCCCCGTGTGGCCGCGGCGGGCCGTCCGCAGCGTCGCCGTCGGCGGGCTCCTGTCCCCCGCGGCTCGCACGCCAAGCAGGGCCGCCAGGTCCGGGACGGCCTCCCGCCCCGGGGCTCCTGCTCGGCTCCGTGGGTCACCGTCCCCAGGGCCAGGAACTCGCGGGGCCCCTCTCCTGCGCGCTCGGCAGGGCCCACTCCTTCCTGCTCAGCTCCTGGGCGGCCTGGTGCAGCGCGGCGGACAGCGCGCTCGGAGCCTCGGCGGCGCTCTCGCTCGGGTCGCCCTGCTCCGGCCCCTGCAGCACgacccccaggctgccctgggcagAGGCGTCGAGGCGTCCGACTCCCGCCTGGCGTCCGTGGGCCGCCCTCCCCGCTCGGCCTGCCTGCCCCCCTGGGAccccctgctgcctctgcctctgtttctgcgcCCCCGGCGGCCCCTCCTCGCAGGGGACCAGCCTTCCTGGCGGCGGGCTCTGCGCCCTGGGCCCGGGTCTCCGAGGAGGCCGAGGCTGCAGACGGGACACTGTCCCCGGGGCCCCCGGGCCCTGCGGCCTGCCGGGGCTCCTCATCCAGCAGGAGGCGTCTCATCTGCCTCAGGACTCCTGTGTCCTCGGCCGGGTCCTGACACACAACCCTCCGGACGCCGTCGGTGCCCGGGATCTCCCTGGGGACGCGCGCGGGTTGATGTCCTCCACAAACTCCACCAGGGCAGCCTTGGCCTTGTGGTCTGTCGCCGCCCGGGTGTTCCACAGCCTGAAGGTGCCCAGGGGCAGGAAGGCCGGCTGCAAGAGGCTTCGATGGCTGCCCTCTCCAGGCCGTCCGGGATGCCGGTGACAGCAGGGCCCAGTGCGCGTCCACATGCAGCCCCTGGCACCAGTCCTGCAACAGGCTGGTGGCCATGGTGAGGCTGCCCTCTGGCGCCGATCGCAGGGCAGGGGGGATCTGGGGCGGACGTGGGCTGCGGTGCCGGGTGCAAGTCCTGCCCTGGAACAGCCGGAGTCTTGGGTCAGGTTCAGGTGAATGTGGCAGGTGGGGCTACGGAGTCAGGGCCTCTGCTGCCTCTAGCCCGCTGACGCTGAAGCAGCAGCCTGTCCTGATGCCCCCTCTCCTGGGCTGTTGGAGAATCCGCAGGGGGCTTACATATCTGCTTGCTGGTTTGGCCTGGGTTGGCTGGTCTGGCTTTCAGCAAGGTTGAAGCCCCAGGGAGCAACAGCTCTCCTTTCCACCCCCACTGCCTCCAACTGCTGGGCAATCCTGGTGTGGATCACTAGTCTCCCGCTCTAGCCAAGTGTGAACATGCACCCCCCTCTTCATCCTGGCGGTTTCTCTCTGCCAACCCTAGTGTAGGAAGCAGGCTTAGGCTGGGTGCTGGCATCCTTCTTCCCCCCATTGGCTATTCGATTTCCATGGCAACCCTTTTGAGACTGTTGCCAGGGGCTGAACATTTGAAGGAGCTCACTGGGACCTTTCCAGTGATTCAAGGAGGCAGATCTCACCCAGAGAACTAGGTCTCAGTAACCTAGGACCAATCCCAGGAAAGCAGGCTTTAGTGGGGGGTTACTCTGTGATCTGAGATGAGTTTATGTTTAGGGCCAGGGGGTCTGGATTGAAGCTGAAGCTGAAGCTGGGTGTGGGGGGTGCAAGTGGCAGGTCCATGTCCAGGCAGGGCTATGTGGCCAGAGGTGGCTGGATGAAACCCAGGCTGAGCAGACCTCACCCTGTGGGCCTGGCCTGCTGGGTGCTGGTGCACCACCCCTGTCGAGGTCCCACAGACTTCTGAGCAGCCACTGCTACCAGGACCACGGTCGGGATTTCTCTGTAGTACAGAGTAGGTATGGGGCCCAGAGGTGGTGATTGCCCACAGGAGGGCCTTTGGGCTTTCAGAGAATTCTCTAGGACACCACAAATGATCATATCCTAGTGACCCCCAGGAGGTCACTCTAATGATATCTCCAGTGCTGCGTTGACACTCGAAGTGCTGCCTGACTACGTTTCAGGGCTGCAGCCTGTGATGTCTCCAGAACggtcccctcctgccccaggcctgtcCTCCCCTCCTTTCGCAATCTGGGCACATGGGTAGTGAGCCAGTCCCAGGCCACAGGATGAGTCTTGGGTAACAatgttcttcctctccttccctctgggcAAAATATCAGAGGGGAAATCAGTGATTTaactatctttccttttttttttttaagattttatttatttgaagagagagagagagaaagagagagaaaacatgagcaggtggggggaggtggagagggagaagcaggctccccactgagcagggagccagatgtgaggctcgatcccaggacactgagatcatgacctgaactgaaggcagatgctcaactaactgagccacccaggtgccccttaactatctttctttcttaagattttatttatttatttgaaagagagagagagagagagagagagagagaggagagagagagagagagagagagagagagaaagagaaacaaacagggggagtggcaggcagagtgagagggagaactgaacagggaacctgactcagggcttgatcccaggaccctgggatcatgacctgagccaatgcagatgcttacccgactgagacacctgggtgccccagaaTCATGATTTCTTTCTCCTCAGGCTACCTAGTGGCTGAGCTACCAGGCTGCCCAAACATGGGTCTGTCCTGCAAACACTACAACTGACAACTTGCCTGCCCAtgggtctgggggaggggcaagggcaaGGCATGGGTGGGAGGGTTAGTGGTGCCCCCCCAGGAACCACCTGGTCataggcaggggaggagggctcTCCAAAGAAAATGGAGGTGAACCAGGTAGGAGATGGAGGTGGACACTGGGCCAGAAAAGCTGGAAATTCTGTCCCAAGGGGATGAAGGACAGTAGTGAGCTTCACTGTACTTGGACTGGGGAGAGCCCAAAAGGGAGGATGGGACCTCTCCTTGCCTGTGAGTGTTTTGGGGGAGAATCTCTGATTCCTGGTTGAGTGAAGAGTATTCACCCATTTAGGTGCTCGCTgaagtcacccccaccccagggagttcattcattcaatgtttCTCTAATATGTATTCTCGGCCCCATCTGTGCAGGTTGCTGGGGACCTGTTGAGTGAGGTAGGCCGTGGATCCTGAAGCTCAGAACTATGGTCACACAGGGTTGTGAGCATTAGCAGGGAAAGGCCTGGATTTTCAGGGAATGTGGGTCAAAAGAGCTGGAGCTGATTCTGGATCAGGGAACGGCA from Canis aureus isolate CA01 chromosome 1, VMU_Caureus_v.1.0, whole genome shotgun sequence encodes the following:
- the PNMA8B gene encoding LOW QUALITY PROTEIN: paraneoplastic antigen-like protein 8B (The sequence of the model RefSeq protein was modified relative to this genomic sequence to represent the inferred CDS: inserted 7 bases in 6 codons; deleted 2 bases in 1 codon) — its product is MATSLLQDWCQGLHVDAHWALXVTGIPDGLERAAIEAXLQPAFLPLGTFRLWNTRAATDHKAKAALVEFVEDINXARVPREIPGTDGVRRVVCQDPAEDTGVLRQMRRLLLDEEPRQAAGPGGPGDSVPSAASASSETRAQGAEPAARKAGPLXRRGRRGRRNRGRGSRGSQGGRQAERGGRPTDARRESDADASAQGSLGVVLQGPEQGDPSESAAEAPSALSAALHQAAQELSRKEWPSRSPGAGGRPGPGGPAWRASRGGQEPADGDAADGPPRPHGEPGDEGLEHPEFVAIVASTDPSDPSAREELQKIAAVMEVLGWSXETERTDAPPEVLRVMARDGGGARVQVEDAGRRVDAVALREATRDGSLRESSAPWPRPAALRSRGERAPRGLXEGWADGEGHLLELVACWPRGRPGKAAAKAGGRRRPRRAGRGPGAAGCGGPCGRRSAGSRGAGRGRAGRWARRAPAPSRRARADAEREAGGGRGGRAVTPHSRAHDQAAAPRQKKGRAGAGAHGSEPARGRKAGRGGGSPPGAARGARSRADAPGRCPPSLRRGGLPASPPASPRLSVPASQVAERPGGRTEMRAPPARRGPGDRTGSRGLPGG